gttcgctcgcctcaagctccacttgagatagccttgcctcgatgaccgtactagcgcatgagtgcacggactgagtaggggcaggtgcatacggagtgctcgactccatagtgcctccctgctgcgtagctgcgacgtccttaagtttcgttctcgcccgtcgcagtggtaacggtgtgggcctcgcaagtcgtcgtaaccgcttgcggagctctctgctccacagcagtgtatttacttgcgagggagaccccggtggcctcgtgaagtcgtccgccctgagggagtgctgtggtgcggccgctacgccaaacggctcggcgctagccgcgcgcggacgctcgctgagcgcgtcggacgacgttacaggggtgaggagggggcgcgccgcctcggcgccctctgacctctcggcgtccgcgcgggcagccctctgagccgctgccgcgccctccgctaggtaacgccgcctatcttcgtcgctctgcatcgacgcagcctttcgcgaacgcgtaccgaccattttatcggtcatttgtgacgtttcttcgcagcaagtgtagacttgagcacgacgtcccggtgcgctgacagtagatccggttcgaaggaccagaaaatattgaactctcaacgcccaatatagccgacgatagcagttggagaaggtaactggtctactggcgcctcgctcgaaaccgcagtcgccccagcctactagatgcccatgtgcgaagccctcgacgaatatcttcaaccgcctcgcgataaagaataaactacacgatttaaaaaaaaactgacttttattacgcggtacaaatataaaaatactcctacaacgattaggcggtacagcttcggatccctcaggtcttccttggttttcttcctttggttttcttccttttggtttttccttttcggctgctcctggtgtactgtacgatccgaagcggttccgtcttacttttatacgaaaaatcaagaaagagagtcacctacgatagggagataaaatcatgtcttaattcgcggaattaatcggcctgtgattggtcgcttacgtcatacggtcattttcgggtgaattttcattatcccgctatcgttctgcgactcatattacatacatccgattaattactgacttaaaactattacaaatagttaactacgttcattagttataaaaacaaacgataacaagttcactagtccttacgacttggcttacaatagataggaaagcggccgaaatgaatacaatggatggtttatggcccttttgccgactcgcaggcctttgtctacctgtgactgccttatgattcttatctaactaggtgactaggctaacgacctataatatctacaaatattgttatgatgtaactttaacaggttacgaattaattaatgaaacgtgtatgtttctaagtgaaaattacgctgtatcggagcgctgagctcgaatttggccgaccaatgagaagcggtcattctgtccctttcatattgagacttccttgtcttgatccgcctttctttggttaaccaatgacagagcctacattattttactaagtttatagtgattacttgggaattgggaaataggtttaaccatgttttttcctaacttactgggtgacctaaaacttattacgaacctacgagttaaataacggatattttgaatacttatgactactgacaatctaatcgcggttttccctacctatcaaataaatctttattgagaatacagtcttaatcgaatttgatcttaatctaacttataattatccgcgtcttgtcgtagcgtcgctaacaaatgcatagtttgtcgaatagtgatagggctcgcttcgctcgccctaattatcaACCTATTTCTAAATATTTTCTTCGTataaaaattaacaataaaCTATTTCATTAAAAGTGAAAGAGAACTCTTTAATCTACTTATTTATGTAAATGAACACCATTTTAAGAATAACTCTCGCTAGACCGGgctggggccgggccggagccggGCCAGAGCtaccggagcttcgttttctattgaAGGCACTACGTAATAACCGATCAGCCGTCAAAGAAAATGACgcgtcggacgcctcggcccgggctctggccggtctagcgtgagtcatcctttattcggCAATTTTCGTCTTGGATGGTCGCGTTTCTCTACATTTTGTGGTAGGAAGGGGAAAATAAATATCGACATACTTATTCCAGCAAATACTTAAGTATAATTagagtaaaatattattatacttagtCATCGGCAAATAAATCAGATCCAACCTTGTCAACGTTGTGCAAGTAAAACCCTAATATTGGTTTGACGTCTGTAAGGTTGATACGCGGCCGCTGTCGCTTGCGTGCGTGCATTCGCTTCCGCGTGTGCTTCCGCGTGTGCTTCCTCGTAAGCGCGTACTGCCGCTTGCGCTTGTGCGTCCGCTCCTTCTAAATGCAAGAGTGCGTCGATTGCCCGGCGTTCTAACCTGCGGTTATAAAAACTTGTTAAAAACAGGTCGCCCAGTTATCTAAGGTGAGTGGAAAAGAAGTTTTGCAGTAATCTGGTGGTAAAGCGGtgattcaaattcaaaatgatTGTATATTGGTTCTATCTACATACCATTCTTTCTGACTCTGCAAACTCTGCGAAGATAAATAATAGTCACGTTAATCAAcatattataccgggtgtggcctgtaacaagAGGAAAAaattgctattggccatccttAACGAGCTATTTACGAattactaaaaaaggggaccttagtatttattttctcccttcaatattttttttaatattgatcttagcgaaaaaaagtagcacttattttataagaaatctgaaacaaattatttacgtaaaagatatttttttgctgtgggctaccgtttacgagttatttacgaaaaactaaaaaaataaacgattgtagaacaaattataagtaactttcccacattaataatattttgtattgagatcactctggcccacgcttaatattattttttatctcccatgtaacaacagttttgtataataaactatatattttcttaaacgtaataagtgtagctttacaactatattttttattttcagattcctactacactataaaaaaaattggtaattatgaaaaaatccaagatacgtttttttgtcttttctactttatgtttttttttgttagaaagtgcattgttttggttccaaaaaaaaatcctcatccttaatttatccgaaaatgatatatcacatgccctaataggtacagttttagaaaaatgttgctccaagtgaagcgcggcgacgtcgaactttccccccttcccccccactaaatgagacgtggctctcgaggtctcccggtctgtatctgctcatgaccagctaagaatcaactgtgccaagtttcagcgcatagtcacaaagtgcaaggtgtcgtgcactaacaaactagctatcatgatgttttcctttaacgaaaagcgactagtaaataacAAATGATATATCGTACCTACTAAAGTTCAGCTTTGgtgcgagccggggtttgaacccgtaTTACCTCCGGAtttaaagtcgcacgctcttaccgctagccTATTAGCGCAAGAGCGTGCGAGCgtgcgatccaaagagaatctcaatggcctccgaaacgagagcgtgccacctttaccgatcctgcgcaacttcctgccagttactgacgcgaagctgaagcagatccgcgGTCAAACTGTCTTCTGAACAATACCTGGGCCGACCCACCGGTTTCTTTCCCGTAATAATAAAGCCAAATACAAGGGGAAGATAAAACACGTACTTGTACAGCAGCGGCCGCCAGCAGCACTAGGGCGATCACGAACAGCCCTCGAACCATTTTTATCTATACGGAAAGGAAAAGGTAACGTTAATAAGCTAAATGCAATATTTTTCAGCTTAGCTAACTCTGTACCAACTTTAACATGACATTGTGGAAGTATAACTAAGGTACCTTACCTTAGCTGTACCAGGGACAAAGAAAGGTCTATcgttatatttataatttatttttctttggtTTAATATGAACTTGCAGAACTATCTATGATACTTGCAAGTATCTTAGACGCAAAATTGGAACCCACTCACGCTTAAAAAGTATGACCCATAAAAAGTTAtgtatattcaataaaaatcttTTGATTCGTTTCTTAAGTTCAGGAAGAAGTttatggtaggtacctatatgtaagtacataagtcTTGAAAATTCATGATCCGCGATTAAATATTACAATACCTGAAGTAAAAATGTAGGCTCGTAGGATTCGTGTGGCATCTGAAATTGCCACATACGTTATTATATACGAACACGAGAGCGTGTCGAATGGTATTCATTGTGtttatgaatttttatttgcaattgtattttgtaattgtTGATGATTTTTATTGCTTGTATGTTAATTGCATTTTGACGCGTAAACGTGCTTGCTAAATTTAAAACTGTGAGTATTGTGTTTATGTCAATTGAATGAAATTATATAGGTATTGATGTTTTAAAATATCGCTTTTACTTGAAAGTCGTAAAAAAGAATTTATATTAGTGTGTTTTATGTCACTCTTTAACCCATTTgttatttgtttcttttttttttgacaaaatttgTTCGGAAAATACGATTATCAAGCGCAATTTCACTAAGCGTTAACTCGAGGTAACTCAACATAAATTAACGTACATTTTTGCTGTCCCTAATTTGGTTAACGTGTTTATTCCGCTCAGAATGATGAGCTTATCAACATTCGTAACAATACAACTATTTATCTGCAACTTTTGATATAGGTAATTATCGGGTGACATCCGGCGACATTAAAATAGTAAGTTCAGGACAGATTtccgaaatatatttatattactacgtaaatataaaattacttaCGGAACCCAAATAAAAGACAGTGTTAAAGATAAATCGAAATAATGTTTCAATATATTAcgcatattttttcttttaa
Above is a window of Cydia splendana chromosome Z, ilCydSple1.2, whole genome shotgun sequence DNA encoding:
- the LOC134805002 gene encoding uncharacterized protein LOC134805002, which gives rise to MWQFQMPHESYEPTFLLQIKMVRGLFVIALVLLAAAAVQSLQSQKEWLERRAIDALLHLEGADAQAQAAVRAYEEAHAEAHAEANARTQATAAAYQPYRRQTNIRVLLAQR